ATGATGGTCGGTCATGGTGAGGTGAAATCTCGCGTTTGATGATTCGGGCAGTTCTGGAAAGCCCTTATTGCTAGAAGTAACAAATTAAAGAAGTGAAAGAGCTGTTGATAACTGTGAGAACGTTGTAAAGTTCGAAGCTCTAAGCTCAGCTCCAGAGAGAGTAAACAATACCTTGCCGGTATCAATAGAAAGCGCCAACGTAGAGGGCCAGGAACGCAACTTCCACGCCTGGTGACGGCAACAGGTTTTCCAGCGCACCTAAGAAGAGAATATAGAAACTTGATGTCAGTTGATCTTAAATTTTTCCAGTTATTCTAGGGGTTCTTCTGTTAAGAAGATCTGGAGTGTCACAACGGCCATGCCAATAACATCGTAGAATTTGACATATGCAAGAATTGGATTAAAATCGCATCCAagagcttattaaaatattatgaTTAAATGCTTCGCTATCTGAAATAACAGTGTGCCTAAAGAAGCACGACTCTCCCAACTCATTAATGTTAACCAAAGCCTCCAATCTCACAAGTCCAGTCGGCATGGTAACACATATATATGAGCCGGAGCCGCTCCCAAGTGAGCATGCGTCTATATCTAAAGTATATCATCAATCAGCAGAAAATATGGTTTAGTTCCTCCTCACATCCTCCTGTTCATATTAACACCCCCTTCACGAGACGCATATCAAAGCACTGAAGCCATCGCTCCATCGCAATCCTCCCATAATGGCGATCATTACCGCCAGAGCAGTCCCCACGCTGCTAAAGCCGTATATATACGAGTGACGTCGTCCAAGGCTATTCAACTCGGCAACCCACGTCGAAATGGTCGTCAAGCATCCACAGAACCCATCCTCAATGCCCTGAAGCACTTGGCACCCAGCAAGCCCTCCAATGCGCGCGTGAGCAATGTCCCACGACATGCCCAAAATGGCAGTTCCGAAAACGTTTGCTGTAAAAGTTCCCAAGGGAAAGGACGCAATCTTTCCGTTGAGGTAAATGGAAAGATAAAATCGACCAAGGCACCCCAAAGGCGCAAAGACCAGTGCAAATAGGATTTCGCCGCGCCATTTGTTGTGCGGTGGGAAGATTGCCATGAGAATCGCGCCGAGCCAGCACCCCCAGCCCAGCAAGACAGCGAGGGGGTCGAGAATCTTGCGAGTCACAGGATAAGGAATAGATGGTGTGAATCTTTCCAAGGCAATGGCGAGATGAGCTCCAAGGATTAATCCCGCTAGCGAGACTGATACCGTCACAATCACCACAGCCAAAAGCGCCATAAATGAATATCCGCCATTCCTGCCTGGGATCCCCAGATCAGGGGTTACCATCTGATTAGACAAGGCAAGAAACGTGTCCTTGATGAAGCTGGAAAAACTGGTGAAGCTTCCGCAGAACCCAGTAGCCAAGCCAATATACAGAGGTATAGTCTTCTTCGTTGCCAAATGTGCCTTCTTAGCCGCTGCCAAATCAATGGCCTGCTCTTCCGCGTCCAAACTTCCCTCGCCATTCCCGTTCTCTTTCGCGCGCGAAAGCAGTTTGTCGTAAGTAGGCGTCCCCCATTCGTCGCGAAACAGCATCCGATCCTCGGAAAGAAAGCCCATGATGAGACTGCCGCCGAAATTGGCCCATAAAACAACAAAGAGGACCGGTTCTCCAGGATATGCAGTCAATGCGCTGAGTCCCACGCGCGCAAGAGTACCCCATATGGCAAACAGAACGAGATATGATATCGTATAGATCTGCGTTGCCAGCCTCGACACGTGCTGTTCGCTCTTTTCATCGACCACTTCAAGATCAGCCAATTGTGCCTCGTTATCATGCTCCCTCTCGGCAGCACTGGCTCGCCGCGATTCGCGCTCTTCTTGATCGCGGCTTCGTATCTGCTCCAAGCTGTGGTGGCGGTATATAGGGGCTTCAGTGACATTTTCTACAGGGCTTGTAGCCGCTACTTCGTCGAGATTCGCCCAGTCGTCTGGAATGTCGTATATATCCGCCTCTGCGGTTGATCTCCGCCGATGGCCGCTACTTGCTGTCCGCGACGTCTCCGGTGAGGTTGGCGGACTGTCCTTTTCAACGCCGACGGGGagtccagcagcgccatcgcCTAGGTTTTGATACGCGGCTGGCGCATTATAGCCCGAAGAGCTGGACTGGCGCCGCGCCGCAGACTCTGGTCCGTGTGAAGACATGAACTCGCGTTCTCTAAATTCTCAGCCGGGAAGATAGACGGCGTTTGAATCGCGGATCATGGCGTACGGAAAGAGGTGTCTTGTAGGTGTTGATGCTGGAATGCGGCTTATTGAGAGTCACTATGGAGAATTTGCAACGTGCCGAAAATCAGCCGTCTATATCCGTCAGTGCCGGCGCAAACCTGTATGAATAGGTCCTAAATGCCATGCCCGAATATACGCTTCCCGCTCTTGCGGAAGGAAGTAGTACCAGCtagaaataatatactaCCTACTGCATTATCCTTAGATTTCCACCTGTTCGCTTTATTCAAAAACGCATAAACAATCCCGCTGCATGAGCAACTCGGCCATTTCTGCCTTGGTCTTATCGCAGTCCAAGCCTAAAACGCCCCCACTGGCGGGCCTCTCCGACTCCCGACTGCTCCAAGGCACGGGCGCTCCACCGCTCGATTACAGTGCCCCATGCCGCTAACGCTGCGCTACAGAAGGCCGCTAACAGACCCCTCCCCCGCCTCCAAGTCCCCGTATGTCACTGATACCGTATCTCACTCCGTGCGTAATTTGTGCCCAGCCCGAGACAACCTCTTAATAACCTATCAAGaccgcttcttctcctcttcttgctcctcctcctctcttctctctcttctctctcttctctcttcggcTTCGTCCCGGCATCATCTGGTGCTCTAACCCTTTATATCCCGATTTCGCCAACAGCTGCCTATATAGCTTATTGTCCTATACAACACCACAACCGTCCGCCATGGCCGAACTCCCTTCAAACGTCCACATCTCCCAGCACCCCAGCTTGCTGGCCAAGCTCAGCCAGCTGCGATCCAAAAGCGCCAGCCCGCGGGATGTCAAGTCTTTGGTCCACGAGATCGCATTAATCCTCTCCTGCGAGGCCGTCAGCTCGGCCATAAAACCAGTCAGCGGTCCAAAGGTAGCGTCTCTCCGACCTCATCAGATGCCAGCTTCGATCGACTGACACATGTTCAGGACCAAACTCCCCTGGGCTTTGAATACACAACTGTCGTTTCTGAACCGAGCAATATCTGCATCGTTCCAATCCTGCGGTCTGGCCTGGGCATGGTCGAAGGTCAGTTCTCGCAAGCTACTTTGCTGTACTCGAAGCTAACAATCTACAGCCGTACAAACTATGCTCCCTGCCTCAGTACCGGTCCACCACCTCGGAATGTACCGCGAACCCTCGACGCTCGATCCCGTCGAATACTACAACAACCTCCCCCATCACCCCTCTGGCCCCGATAGCGGCAGAGTCGCCATCATCGTTGACCCTGTCATCGCCACTGGCGGTACATGCGCCGCCGCTATCCAAACGCTGCGTGAATGGGGCGCTAAAAAGGTCATTGTTTTATCAGTCTTGGGCGCTCAGGTCGGTGTTCAGAAGGCCGCTGCCGAGTGGCCCGAGGGCACAGAGATTTGGATTGCAGGCGTGGACAAGGAGCTTACAGATGGCGGCATGCTGAAGCCCGGTCTAGGCGATGTTGGGGACCGTCTGTTTTTGACTATTGGCAAGTAAACAATGGGTGAGTGCTACGGGCGAGCTGCTGTCACACTAAATTTATGAAGTATATGGGCAAGAGCAGAATTTTTGTGCTTAGAATATAGCGATAAATAAGGATAGGCGTAAAGAAGTTGTATTTGGTAGCTGTCCTTGCTTAATCTCAGAGAAGCGCTTAGAGCAAAGATGGTTCATGAAGCAAGCCTATGAATAATGCTATATCAAACGAAGCCATATTTGAAAGCAGCTGCCGCTTTATATCCACCAATCGTTTTTTAACCTCATTTACGTTTGTTTAGTGCTTTTAATAGTTCCTGGAAACGAGGAATGAATGAGTTGTGAGTCTTGACAGTTCTTTGAAGCTTATCGATAGCTGCTCGGAATTCtctattctttctttgaaGTATGCGATTCTCTTGTTGGAGTTGCTGGCAATCCTCTTTGATATCATGATTTTCATCTTGGAGTTCAATGATTTCCGATCGTCGTTCGTTGGTTATCTCTTCTGAGACTATCGAGATTGTCCTTCAATAGCCTTCGTTCGCGCTTTAATCCACCGACTTCGAGTCGAAGGGTAGCCACGTCAAGCTTAAGGCAAGCAATATCGGTACGAATCTTATAGCGATTGTAAGCACTAAATTGCCAACAAAATACTGCAAATCGGCCATATCTTACAAACTCAGTTCCCAAGTTATCAGATGCAATGATCGCTCCATTTGTCATCTAGGATTATGCTTGGGCTTATCCATTTGGTTTCGGTTTTATCAATAAAAGTCAGTTGGAAGCAAATCTTGGCCGCCAGAACTACTGAAGAATGCAACCAACTCAATATTATCATTGTAACCCTGGGCAATTCCCAAAAAGAATTCATCAACTCGTTAATAATGCTTCTAGAAATACATCCATcctcaaaaagaaaaaagtaaaatagaaaaatagaaaaaacgCCCACCCCAAAATAAGCACCTCTACACAACATATCTCTCCTCATCCAGCaccgtcttctccttccaACTCTCCTCCACCCACTGCAGTCTCACCAGCCGCGGCATCTTGCGCCGCGAGCTGAGCCGGGGTCGCAACTTGTCGCCCACATCACCAACTTCCATAGGATCATCTCCCAGCACAACGATATGCGTAACAGTCTCGTCTTCCAGGTCCTGGCTGATTGAACCGCCGCCATATCTGACGAATCGCTCCCACTTGTCCTTTACGCTCTCCATTGCTCCGTCCGCGAGGTAAAACAGCACTCTGCACTGTGAAAACATGAAATTTCGCAAAGTCGTGAAATCTTTCCCATGCTGCTCCAGTTGATCCAAAAACAGCGTCTTATCAAAAGACTCTGCGTTCTCGAGCTTCGGCATGTCTTGGAGCACCTCTCGTAACTCTTCCACAGACGTATCTCGAGCATAGCTATCTCCAAGTGGATCTGTATTCAGCGAAGCAGAATCAACCAAGCCGTCCGTCGCATGGAATAAATGTCTCTCCTCGTAGGGCAGTAAAAAACCTCCATCAGGCTGATCCAAACAGTCTTTGATCCATATAGGTCGAATGATATCAACGTCCCCGTCTTTAATGAGACTAGCTACCTTGACCACTTTCTTATCTCCTATAAGAACCATCCTTGTACCCGCAGCAGCCCTTTGCGAGATGGTGCCCCCGTTTTCTTTGATGATGGACTCCAGCTGCGCTTTCGTCTTCTTGTACGGCTTCAATGATTCGGATAGCACGCAAAACTCAAGTCTTTCAAACAGCTTCGACTTCTCTCCTTCGAATTCGGGGGCTGCCGCATCATCGCCTGCAATAACAAGTTCTTTCTTTATCCGTTTTGGATTTCTCCTCCTGCGATCCTCCACGgtcatctccatctgcttCAACTCTGTCTCCACTCTCTGCTTCAGGTCTTGGAATTCTTCCAGAGACAACGCCGTGTCCCAGCTACGATCGAGCCGCAGTCTTCGAAATCGAGGAAATCGCAGCGTAAAACCCCGGGCGAATTGGTCCGAAGGGCCAACACTAGCCGCTTTCACAGAGACTACAACAGAGTCTTTCGGTCGAATCCACATGTCGGGTCGTTCATACTGTTTGGCATCGCCACCGCCCAGCTCAATGTACTCTGATGGTGGATTTTTAGGATCCCACTCCATCCACTTGCCGTCAGTGCGATGCCGTATCTCGGCATAATCTTCTGTTCgaaagccgccgccaactttgaagaagctgaaacACTTCTCAGGGTTAGCGCCAGCTTGGATATGGTTCTGCGTGACGCGGAGACCACACAAGAAGCTTGATAAGAACCCTCCTCGCTTTCCAGAGCCATAGTAGCCACCGATAATGATACAATCGAGAGATTCTCCAAATTCAGACATGTATTCTGGCTTCACCTTCAACCAGTCATCATTGCGGCTGTTTAGGCGATACATGGATCGAGGATTCTTCAAAACAAGACCTTCTGATGCATTCGCGACCACCTCTCTCAGGAGCGGCTCAATAGCATCGGCCGAAGTAGCACGTGTATATTCATGGATTTCCAGTCGTCGATGAACTGATTTGACTGCCTTTTCTAAAGCGTTCCGTCGGTCTCGCAGGGTATACTGTGTGAGCTGCTTATCATTCAGGTACAGTATGTCAAAGACTCGAAATAATGGGCGGTGGCCAGCTGCGTTTGATTCAGACTTGTTGCCTTGCTCTGCAAGGGCGGCCGTCTTCAGGGTACCAAAGGGGACAATTTTGTCAACTGCCATGTCCCAAGTAATCATCTCGCCGTCTAGTATCAGATTCCGTACACCTGGTGCAAATGCATTTTTGAGATGCCTCGTCAAGCTGGAATTTTCGTCCAGCAGGCCATTGCCATATAGGTACGTGTAATCCTTGGCCTTTCTTGACCAGAAGCAGAATCTTCGTCCGC
The Trichoderma asperellum chromosome 7, complete sequence DNA segment above includes these coding regions:
- a CDS encoding uncharacterized protein (TransMembrane:7 (i156-176o182-200i256-277o302-330i351-369o375-396i472-493o)), with product MSSHGPESAARRQSSSSGYNAPAAYQNLGDGAAGLPVGVEKDSPPTSPETSRTASSGHRRRSTAEADIYDIPDDWANLDEVAATSPVENVTEAPIYRHHSLEQIRSRDQEERESRRASAAEREHDNEAQLADLEVVDEKSEQHVSRLATQIYTISYLVLFAIWGTLARVGLSALTAYPGEPVLFVVLWANFGGSLIMGFLSEDRMLFRDEWGTPTYDKLLSRAKENGNGEGSLDAEEQAIDLAAAKKAHLATKKTIPLYIGLATGFCGSFTSFSSFIKDTFLALSNQMVTPDLGIPGRNGGYSFMALLAVVIVTVSVSLAGLILGAHLAIALERFTPSIPYPVTRKILDPLAVLLGWGCWLGAILMAIFPPHNKWRGEILFALVFAPLGCLGRFYLSIYLNGKIASFPLGTFTANVFGTAILGMSWDIAHARIGGLAGCQVLQGIEDGFCGCLTTISTWVAELNSLGRRHSYIYGFSSVGTALAVMIAIMGGLRWSDGFSALICVS